A single region of the bacterium genome encodes:
- a CDS encoding NAD-dependent epimerase/dehydratase family protein translates to MSKYIVTGGAGFIGSNLVRELVLRGHEVKVVDNLSTGKMANLRDVLHAIDFVFGDITDLPLLMEEFNGFDFVLHHAALASVPNSIDDPLANNRSNIDGTLKVLLAARDSGIKRVVYAASSAAYGDIEAEFKTEDMPVSFLSPYALAKYVGEVYCNLFYKLFGLESVSLRYFNVFGPNQDPSSAYAAVIPIFVTSMLNGEQPVIFGDGTQSRDFTFVRNVVEANILAST, encoded by the coding sequence ATGTCTAAATACATCGTCACTGGAGGAGCCGGGTTTATCGGCTCAAATTTGGTTCGAGAGCTTGTCCTGCGCGGCCATGAGGTCAAAGTGGTGGATAATCTTTCCACCGGAAAAATGGCGAACTTGCGTGATGTCTTGCATGCTATCGACTTCGTCTTTGGAGATATTACCGATTTGCCATTACTGATGGAGGAGTTCAACGGTTTTGATTTTGTCCTTCACCATGCAGCGCTAGCTTCCGTTCCAAATTCCATAGATGATCCGCTTGCCAATAATCGAAGTAACATCGACGGCACTCTCAAAGTGCTGCTGGCCGCGCGTGATTCGGGGATTAAGCGGGTGGTCTATGCCGCATCGAGCGCGGCTTATGGGGATATCGAGGCTGAGTTTAAGACCGAAGACATGCCTGTATCATTTCTCTCGCCTTACGCGCTGGCAAAATATGTGGGCGAAGTCTATTGCAACTTATTTTATAAATTGTTCGGTCTTGAGAGCGTCAGCCTTCGATATTTCAACGTTTTTGGCCCCAACCAGGACCCCAGCAGCGCCTATGCAGCAGTAATCCCCATATTCGTAACCTCAATGCTCAATGGCGAGCAGCCGGTAATATTCGGCGACGGAACCCAAAGCCGCGACTTTACATTCGTTCGCAATGTAGTCGAAGCCAATATCTTAGCTTCTACCAG